Below is a window of Malus domestica chromosome 13, GDT2T_hap1 DNA.
cgactttagaaaacaagaatgcacagattttaactctccaaataaacgtttaagctcaagtctcacaaggttatagcgttagtttgagttctttccttcaagcatgttacaaaaactaattttttcttttatgattacatgtgatttcataagttataaccacaaccacgcataaataaagagtaaatcaaactttcatccatgtttataactctctttaacagtcatgtaattacaaaccgaatcctcatcattgtgttggaaggtaccctaagacacagataagcgcacaaaaacaactctttttttttttgaattttcaaaaacaatttttcaaatttttatgaattttcggattttttatgtcaaaacacactgaaacactccaaaacagcttaaaaaaatacttaaaacaacaaggaacaacacaagaagtaatgggtgataaatttctacgaatttcatgcaaaacaatggttaccccccccacacttaaatcaaacattgtcctcaatgtttcaagcatatactcacacaaaaaacaagcaaataataaacgacaaataaacatgacaaatatggcaaagtaaaaaccagacagagtagagtttaagaacgcaaatctggttttggagatagttgatcttgttgactttccacagctttgatcttgaactggattggaattgtacggcgaagcttttctctttggcgatgttCCAATTCCTTATTtattctccaagcagatgtggcagcttctctagttcttcatttcAGACTcattccgtggccccaccgactgctgagactccgccgactactgcaatctctcccaagcagcctttgtgaaggctccctcttgtattatgctatgtttctttatttcccagtttgctgttcatttccacgaagtttaatgttaaaatcctttgcatatttgttaatgtttcaaaatagaaagtcacaaccaaaaataattaaacaagtaagaaaattgacaatcaagcagaataaatgggttgcctcccttaaagcgcttgctttaacgtcttccagccggacgatgaacaccttcacttctccttggaacccacggcatgcagtgggatctcctccacaacatgctccacaaagttctcgtagtatggcttcaagcgatgtccattcactttgaattcttgcccggttctcaagctcttaatttggactgcaccatgcacaaaaagattagtaacaacaaacgggccaacccatttggaacgtaacttaccagggaatagacgaaggcgggagttgaacaacaacactttctgcccaatttcgaaagtcttgcctcgaagcatcttatcatggaatgccgtggtcttctctttgtaaattctagcattctcataagcttcatgccttatctcatcaagttcactcaattgaagctttcgatgaattccagcttggtccacattcaaattgaaggtcttgatggcccaatgagctctatgttctaattccacgggaagatggcaaggcttgccatacacaagtcgaaaaggagacataccaatgggggttttgtaagccgttcgatacgcccatagtgcatcatccagccgtaagctccaatcttttctatttggcccaacggtcttctccaaaatctgtttgatctcacgattagatacctcggcttggccattggtttgggggtggtaaggtgtggaaaccttatgcgtcacatgatacttcttgagtaatgccccaatggtacggttgcaaaaatgagaccctccatcactgattagcaccctaggcatcccaaatctagaaaagatattagttttcacaaaatctgccacaactttagaatcgttagttcgagtggctttcgcttccacccactttgaaacataatcaacggcaagtaatatgtaggtgaaaccaaaagatgaaggaaaaggacccataaaatcgataccccaaacatcaaagatttcaacaacaaagatgggtacctgcggcatttgatctttttggctaatattacctgtcctttggcagcgatcacatgttaaacagaaggttctagcatctttaaacaaagtaggccaataaaaaccacattcaagaaccttaaaagctgtcctttgggtgccaaagtgacccccacatgcatatgtgtgacaaaaacttaaaattgagtgaaaatctgattcatgcacacatcttcttataacctgatctgaacaatatttccacaagtatgggtcatcccaaacataaaatctagcatcctttttaagtttatcacgttggaatttgtttagggtgctaggaacttgtttagtcaccaaataattcaccaaatccgcgtaccaaggctcacttacctggaTAGACATTAGTTGCTCATCGGGGAAGGTTTCAGAAATTGGCGATGCTTCCTTATGCACCATTcgacttaggtggtcagccaccacattctccacgcccttcttatcccgaatctcaatgtcaaactcttgtagaagcaacatccatcgaattagtctaggcttggcctctttttttgtgagtaaatacttgagagctgcatgatcagtaaaaataataactttagtaccaagtaagtatgatcggaacttatctaatgcaaataccacagcaagtaattctttttcagtggtggagtaatttaattgagcatcatttaatgTCCTAgaggcataataaataacatgaggttgtttgttctttcgttgccccaaaacagcaccaatcgcATAATCCgaagcatcgcacatcaactcgaatggaaggctccaatctggaggTGTGATAATGGGAGCCGAAGTAAGAGCTTCTTTTAATTGCTTGAATGCCGTGGAGCATGCATCATCAAACTCGAAAGCCACTTCTTTTTGAAGCAATCGGCATAGTGGTTGTGaaatcttggagaaatcctttatgaaacgcctataaaaacctgcgtgaccaagaaacgaacgaacctctctaaccgaagttggagagggtaagtgacgaacaaggtctaccttagatttatccacttcaatgccttcttcagaaataatatgtcctagaacaataccttgcttaaccatgaagtgacatttttcccaattaagcacaagattcgtttcaacacaacgtttcaaaatTAAGGTCAGATTACTCAAGCAATGATcgaatgaattaccaaacacgctgaaatcatccatgaatatctcaataattttctccacataatcagaaaagatactcaccatgcatcgttgaaatgtcgcaggggcattgcacaaaccaaatggcatgcgcctgtatgcaaaggtgccaaaggggcacgtgaacgttgtcttttcttggtcctccggagctatcacaatttggttatatccggaatatccatcaagaaagcaataaaatttataaccggctaacctttctaacatttggtcCAGGAATGGCAACggaaagtgatccttccttgtcatggcatttaacttcctgtaatcaatacaaacacgcCAACCAGTCACCACACGAGTGGGTACAAGCtcttgttcttcattcttcaccaccgtgatcccggacttctttggaacaaccTGCACGGGagacacccaacgactatcagaaatAGGGTATATAACACCACAGTCAAGCAATTTTATAACCTCCTTCTTTACTACTTCCAACATGGGTGGATTAAGGCGACGTTGAGCCTCCCGAGATGGCTTAGCTCCCTCCTCCAAaaggatgcgatgcatgcacgtggtgggactaatgcctttgatatccgccaaggtccatccaatggcagatttgtgctcctttaacacccttatcaacttgtcttcttcttgggccgTGAGTGAGCTAGATATGATGACGGGTAGTGTTTGatcttctcccaagaaaacatacttcaagtgactaggtaatggcttcaactcaagtgtaggtggctgcacaatgGATGGAAGTAACTTGTTAGCCAAAACCGAATCTAAAATTGAGAGTGAAGACTTACCAGAATGTGATGGCAATGACTCGAGGGCCGCGACCATTTCAAACACTTCACCACAAGGAGGCACGGCAATATGGTCAGATTCCATGCTGTGGGTTGCTtggattcccccacacttgtttcttGCTCCTATGCCGTGCACTAAGGCtatttcaagtgcatcgtcgttcattcgatccaaatgtacctgtgccaaagaatcaacaatgtcaatagcgaaacaagaatggtcctccattggatatttaatggtttcagaaagattaaaacgaATAATGTCTCCATCAAACTCCATGGTTAATGTTCCCATAAACACATCTATTTTTGTTctcgctgttttcatgaatggtcggcctagcaagattggcaatgatggagcatggcttgaatcctccatttctaagacataaaaatctgcaggaaagataagatgattgacctgcactaaaacatcctcaaggactcccttgggataagcgttagaacgatcggccaattgaattATCACGACATCCTGTTTTAATTCACCAAGGTTcattgatgcataaatggaatatggcataacattaatagaagcacctaaatctaacatgcatttttcaaatctagtgtttccAATTACACATGGGATAGTAAAGCTCCCTGGATCCTTACACTTTGGAGGTAACTTCCGTTGCAAAACCGCGgatacattttcacttaccttcacaacttctttgtttgaaattcttttcctagttgtgcataattcttttaaaaactttgcgTACCTGGGCACTTGCTTAATAGCATCAAGTAAAGGAATGTTCACTTGGACTTTTCGAAAGGTATCCAAAATGTCCTTttcgctttcttctttcttcgatTGTGCAAATCTGCGAGGGAAAggaacattgggcagattagtgttcgaaatcacaacatttggaacattcttacctgaggtggacggatgggatgtcttagatggctgcggcatgggtgatggtacccttgccgtggggtaggtgttctcatcttccttgagttgtatcttctcatcttccttgtttctcacctcttttccacttcgtaatgtgatagcctttgcagattcgaagccaccctttggattgaccactgtagtgcttggtaacttaccattttcacggaattgccccaaaaattcggccatttggcccatttgcttcttcagctcattaacctcctttgcttggttctgcattccctgcgccatggtggttagtaactgatatgttttatcatcattcatagacgtacctgggttagtttgggaagattgtgcctgaggaggtggttgtggttccattggccttggaaagaaacccgggggttgtcggaatccactttgttggccatattgtggtgcatctctccatctgaaattggggtggtcacgccatcccgggttgtatgtattggagaaaggatcattccttggttggttttgattcccataacctacagcattggccgattcccatcctccattctcaattaattgagggcattgatcagattggtgtccttgaatggagcatacaccacagattgtagttccttgcgttttggggccttcaaccaactgcgataacatagacgtaaggttagccatttgggactgtaactcagaaatagaacttacctcattgacatgatgtggccgtggggtgtctctttgcccaacaccttcatattgttgtgcattgagtgctcgattcgcaatgagggttttggcatccctaggtgtcttatccactagagctcctcccgcggaagcatccaacatttgccgttcaagtggtaaaagaccttcgtaaaagtattgaagaagtagctcctccttcatctgatgctgtggacaagaagcaacaagtgatttaaatcgttcataataagatgggaaagattcaccttggctttgctgaattccacttatttttttacgaagaagaatgatgcgagaagttgggaaaaacttctccagaaacgccctcttcatactctcccaagatgtaactgtaccgggagccaactcgtataaccaatccttggctttgtccattaaagagaatggaaaagccttcatctttaaaatacttccgtcaacggtaaccggagtcatacttgagcacaccacttcaaattccttcaaatgtttgttcggatcctccatggaaagcccatggaactttggaatgtggtggagcaaacttgactttaactcgaactcttcggttttaccttgagcagccatgggatattggatacacaatggtgcgacattatccaaacctgaggcggcaagctccttgagcgtacggttgtccatggctataccttgctcttctccacccacttgtgccgtggccttctcttcaacctcaacttcttgctcttctaattcaggctcgggactaggaggattagactcttgtaatttctttttccttctcaaagtcctctcaaaatcaccgtcaaagtcggagatatgctcacgaacaggttgtgagctacgggtcataaactagtacctaaaaacaaagaaaacaaaacaaatcagcaacttaaacagaaacttaaacaaaatacaataattcgaaagaaaacaatccaagagattagcaaagttgctaatccccggcaacggcgccaaaatttgatgtgtaaaataagttaacacacaaaattaaaccctctttttatcaattgtagtaaagtatgtaagtagggatcgttctaggccggggattaggagggattgctaaacacttgaaaactgacttaaaaacataaaaacaaaatttaaaacactaaactagactcaa
It encodes the following:
- the LOC108170496 gene encoding uncharacterized protein; the protein is MAIMFVVTTKRARVLSGLVTRLPRHWLRYQVCYAGVNGHACGVQRFAQSKKEESEKDILDTFRKVQVNIPLLDAIKQVPRYAKFLKELCTTRKRISNKEVVKDVVIIQLADRSNAYPKGVLEDVLVQVNHLIFPADFYVLEMEDSSHAPSLPILLGRPFMKTARTKIDVFMGTLTMEFDGDIIRFNLSETIKYPMEDHSCFAIDIVDSLAQVHLDRMNDDALEIALVHGIGARNKCGGIQATHSMESDHIAVPPCGEVFEMVAALESLPSHSGKSSLSILDSVLANKLLPSIVQPPTLELKPLPSHLKYVFLGEDQTLPVIISSSLTAQEEDKLIRVLKEHKSAIGWTLADIKGISPTTCMHRILLEEGAKPSREAQRRLNPPMLEVVKKEVIKLLDCGVIYPISDSRWVSPVQVVPKKSGITVVKNEEQELVPTRVVTGWRVCIDYRKLNAMTRKDHFPLPFLDQMLERLAGYKFYCFLDGYSGYNQIVIAPEDQEKTTFTCPFGTFAYRRMPFGLCNAPATFQRCMQGIVLGHIISEEGIEVDKSKVDLVRHLPSPTSVREVRSFLGHAGFYRRFIKDFSKISQPLCRLLQKEVAFEFDDACSTAFKQLKEALTSAPIITPPDWSLPFELMCDASDYAIGAVLGQRKNKQPHVIYYASRTLNDAQLNYSTTEKELLAVVFALDKFRSYLLGTKVIIFTDHAALKYLLTKKEAKPRLIRWMLLLQEFDIEIRDKKGVENVVADHLSRMVHKEASPISETFPDEQLMSIQEVSTVAKDGFRSFHSFCKDVSSFITPASGRSSWVERSLMLVAISMSNSLLNKNTHVEGK